In Candidatus Binatia bacterium, the sequence TTCGTCCAAAAGGAGTGTGCCTCCGGCCGCTTGCTCGAATTTCCCGGACCGCCGTTCTGTAGCGCCGGTGAACGCGCCCTTTTCGTAGCCGAATAATTCGCTTTCCAGTAACTCGCGAGGAATCGCCGAGCAATTGATCGCGACAAATGGTCCCTCCCAGCGAGGCGAGTGAAAATGGATAGCCTTTGCGATCAGTTCCTTACCGGTACCGCTCTCTCCCTGAATCAGAACCGTTGCGTCGTTTTGCGCCACTCGACCGAGTAGCTTGTAGATCGACTGCATGGCCGCGGAGGAACCGATGATATCCACGCCAATCTCGAAACGTTTCTTCAGTTCACCCTTCAGAACGTGAACGTCTGTGCTCAATCGCCTCGCATCGGCCACCCGGCCCACCAGCAAATTTACCACATCCAGGTCGAAGGGCTTGGTCAGGTAGTCGTACGCGCCGCGTTTCATCGCCTCGACGGCATTGCCCATTGTCGTCTGGGCTGTCATCACCACCAGAGTCGTTGCGAGGCGTTCCTCGCGAGCTGCGGTGACAACATCAAGCCCGTTGATCTCCGGCATGCGGATATCCACGAAGGCGAGGTCGATATTGCCTTGGCGCAGTATCTCAAGGGCGCGCGTGCCGTTTTCCGCCTCGACGACATCGTGTCCCGCTGCCGTGAGCGATTCCTTCAAGACCCAGCGAATCGAACGTTCGTCATCTGCAACGAGAATGCGGATTTGTTTATCAGTCATTGGGTTCGATCCTTTCTACGGGCAGCGTCAAGATAAACGCCGCGCCTCCCTGCTTTCGAGGTTGTACCCGAAGTACCCCTCCATGTTCGGTGATGATGCGCTGGCTGATCGCTAATCCGAGGCCGGTCCCATCGTCTTTTGTGGTGAAAAAGGGGTTGAAAATCTTGTTGAGGTTCTGCTCCGGGATTCCCGGACCCTGATCGCTGATCTCCACGGAAAGGAATTGTGCGCGCCCGTTTTTGCCGCCGACTCGATACGAGCTTTCCATCCTTGTCCTCAGGGTGATTGTCGCGTGATCTCCGCTGGCCTCGATCGCATTGCGAATCAGGTTCATCAGTACCTGAATAAGTCGGCTGACATCGACGCAGACCGGAGGCAGGCTTGGGTCGAAAGCTCGCTCGATATGGACTCCGGTTGATATGCCCGGCTGCAATGTCAGGACAACCTGATCGAGGAGTTCATGAATATTCACGGACCGCGTTTCGAGGCGCGACGGCCCGGCGATATCGAGAAGTTGACCGATCAGATTGGAGAGCCGCTCGATTTCGTGCAGCAGAATGTCGGTGCACTCTTTGGTTCTCGGCGTATTGGCTATCGCCGCTTCAAGGATCTGAGCCGCCCCCTTCATGCCGGAGAGCGGATTCTTCACCTCGTGAGCGAGGCCGGCAACAAGGATTTCCAACTGCTGGAGTCTTTCGGACTCTCTGGACCGAGACTCCAACTCGCGCTGGTAGCTTGTGTCCTGAATTGTGAGAAGTGTGCCGACTCGGTGCCCACGAGCGTCGGAGAGCAGAGTTACAGCGGCTCGAACCGGACTCGACCGCCAGGGCGCCTGGGCATCCTTGAGCACTCCGTCGGCGCGCACGTTGCGAACCCCCGTCTCAAGCGTGGTTTCCAGGAGTTCGATCAACCAGGCATTGGAGACGAGAACTTCCTGCACGGGCCGTCCGATCGAGCGATAGGCAGCGATTCCCGCTAATTCCGCGCCGCCCTCGTTGATAAATTCAAGCGATCCGTCTGCATCGACCACGAGAACACCATCATCGAGGCTTTCGAGTACATTGAGCCACTCGCGTGACAAGAATTCTGAAGATGCCTTTATCATGTGCAATTGCCTAAAACTTATACACTCGGACGAGTTATTTTCCACAAAAACCTTGATTCTGCGGAATTTTCTATCTCCTTAGCAAGGACTTGACCGCCCGATCCTCAAAGGCAAGGTAAACGGAATGATCTCGATAGGTGAGGCGATCCAAAGGGTCCTGGCCCGGACGAAGACAGGAAAAATCGAGCGAGTGGCTTTAGGGGATGCATGCGGAAGCACACTGGCGGGTCCGGTGAAGGCCGTCGTAAACGTCCCGTCTTTCCGGAACTCTCAAATGGACGGCTATGCCGTCCGCAGCCGCGAAACTGCGTCGGCCTCCACCCAAAGTCCGATTCGCTTGCGGAAAGGCCCGACAGTCGCCGCGGGAAGCCCCAAGCCGGGTGAACTTCCACCGGGCCACGCGGCGTCGGTCATGACAGGGGCGGCGCTTCCTGACGGAGCTGATGCGGTGATCCCGATCGAGGATCTCAGGGAGATGGCCGATGGCGTCCACATCTCCGCAAGGGTCGAAGCAGGGTGCTTTATCCGGCCCGCCGGGATCGATCTGGCCGCGGGCGAGACCGTCCTGCTCGGAGGCAGCCAGCTGCGCCCGGCCGATATTGGTCTTTTGGCTTCACTCGGATGCACGGAAGTTGAGCGGGTCACACCTCCGCGAGTCGCGATTTTAGGTACCGGCGATGAATTGGTGTCTGTGGGGAAGCCGCTGGGTTTCGGGCAAATCCATGACTCCAACGCCCATGCGCTCGCTGCGGCAGTGCAAGTTTGTGGGGGCCAACCGCACTATCTGGGAATTGTTCGCGATACGAAATCGGCTCTGACAGAGGCGTTCCGCTCGGCAGCGACCTATGATCTGGTCATCTCGACCGGCGGTGTGTCGGTCGGCAAGTTCGACTATGTCAAAGAAGTTCTCGAGGACTTGGGTGTGGAAAGAAGCTTTTGGAAAGTCGCACAAAAACCCGGAAAGCCCGTTACATTCGGCCAGCAAGGTGACGGCGCTCTGTTCTTCGGCCTACCCGGCAATCCGGTTTCGGCCATGGTCTGTTTCGAAATCTATGTCGGACCCGCGATTCGATCGATTCTGGGCCGGCGCGACTTGTTTCGTCCCACGATCAAGGTGGTTCTGGCGGAAGATATGGGAACTTCCGAGCGTTTCCACGAACTCGTGCGGTGCCAGCGGAGCGTGGTGGGCGGTGCCGTTACCGCCACATTGGCCGGGAACCAGAACTCGGGGGCTCTTCACTCGCTTGCCCGAGCGGATTGCCTTGTTCTTTCACCGCCGGGTCGCAAACGGCTGCATTCAGGTGAAGAGCATCTCGCATTGGACCTTTCTTCAGATACGAATTTCTCGAGCATTCATGCTTTTTCGTAAGCATCCAAGGATTGAATTCGTGCACGGCACTATTTTCACCGGTAGGCTTGGAAGTGGTGTTCTCAAGGCCCTCTCAGAAAGCTTGGCTTTTTTTCTTTCTTCTCGGGACGAGCGGAATCCTTGGCTGCGCCTCGGAGTTGCCCGAAACCGATTCACCGGGAGCGCGACTTTATATCGAAGCCTGTGGAAGCTGCCACGCGCCGATTCCGCCCAAGGCCCTCACATTTGCCAGCTGGGAGTTTCAGGTTCGACGGATGGATGAATTCAGGCTCGCTCGGGGCTGGGGCCCCTTGCCGACATCGCAACGAACAGGGGTACTGAACTACCTCCGCCAACATTCAGGATGAGACATGATGATGAATCAAATGGAAATCCAGACGGGGACCGCAAAGGCCCTCAAGCATGCAACCGAGTTCCTCGCCGTTCCAGTTTTTGAGGCAGACGAGTTATCGGCGGAGCTTCGCGCACTCGATGAGGCGACTGACGGCCGTCTCATGGCCGAGGCTCGCCGTCGCAAGTCGAACCCCGCGGCAGCAGGGAGCGTCTATATCTACCAGACACACGGTCAACACCCCGCAGAGATGATCGCTCTGATCGGCATGGGACGTTCCGGCCCCGACGGCAAGTTCGGATCAACGGCATGGCGCGAGTTTGCCGGTCGTGCGCGAGGCGCAGCGGCCGGGGTCAAGGCCGGATTGATGGCCATCTCGATTCATGCGGCCGACGAGAAGGAGCGGAGCGAAATCGCGGTCGAGGCTTCGGTCGAGGGTCTCCTGTTGAGTGACTATCAACCCAAGCTTGTGGCTCAGCGAGTCGCACCGCGAGGGCCAACACGTTGTGTGGTTTTGGGCGCGGCGAAGTCTGCGCGAGCCCGCGTGGCAAAGGATCGGGGCCGAATCATTGCCGAGGCGACCCGCGACAGCCGCGACTGGATCAATCTCCCGGCCGCGGTCCTTCATCCCGCGAAGTTCGGGGCGATTGCGCGTGCGCTGGCGAAGAAAAGCGGTCTGCAGATCACCCTTCATGGGCCCAAGCAACTCAAGCGACTCGGGATGGGGGCGATTTTGGGTGTGGGGCAGGGAAGTCACCGGGATGAATGCCTTATCGAACTGGTTTACAAGCCCAAGGGGCGCCGCGGCACCAAGCCCTCGCCAGATCATATTTGTCTGGTGGGCAAGGGCATCACCTTTGATTCCGGAGGGCTATCTCTCAAGACTTCGCGGGGGATGGAAATTCAGAAACGGGATATGTCCGGGGGGGCAGCCGTACTAGGTGCGATGAAGGCAATCGCCGAACTGAAGCCGGACGTTGAAGTTCGCGGACTGATCGCCTGTGCCGAAAATATGCCGGGTGGTAATGCTTGTCGCCCCGGGGACGTGCTTGAGACCTACAATAAAAAGACGATCGAAGTTCTGAACACGGACGCCGAAGGCCGCCTGGTGCTCGCCGATGCTCTCGGATACGCCGCAAACGGATGCGGTTCAGGGGTGAAGCCGCGCTATATCGTCGATCTGGCAACTCTTACGGGTGCCGCGACGGTTGCTCTGGGAACCGGAATCGGTGCTGTGATGGGGTCGGATTCCGAACTGGTCTCGCGATTGCGTGCGGCCGGGGAAGAGGCTGGCGAACCCCTGTGGGAGCTCCCGTTGATTGACAGCTACCGCGCAGCCTTGGCAAGCCCGATCGCGGACCTGAAGAACACGGGCGACGGAACAGCGGGCTCAATTTTTGGCGGCCTCTTCCTGCAGGCGTTTACCTCAGGGCTCCCGTGGGCCCATCTGGATATCGCGGCAGTCGCCTTCTCGGAGAAGAGCCGCCCTTGTGTGCCGCGTGGCGCAGTCGGTTGGGGCGTGGCGACGCTGGTGCGTTTGGTCGAAGCGGTTTCTCGCGAAGACTAAAACGCAGCCGCGCGCAAACTGAGAATCTCGTCGCGCTCCTTGGGCACTCGGTGGGACAGCACCTCGCATCCGTCCGTGGTCACCAGTACGTCGTCCTCGATCCGAACTCCGATGCCCTTGTATTCTGCCGGGGTGCCGGCTGTGGACGGTGAGAAATAGAGCCCAGGCTCGACTGTCAGGATCATGCCGGGTTCGAGCGGTCGAGGCTTGCGATCGATCTCATAGGCGCCAACGTCGTGCACGTCCATCCCCAGCCAATGGCTGGTTCGGTGCATGTACCAAGGCTGATAGAGGCTGCCATCGATCACCTCTTGCAAGCTGCCCTCGACGAGTCCGAGAGACAATAGCCCGTCGGCCAGAATTTCTACAGAGGCCTTGTGTACCGCATCAACAGTGCTGCCCGGCTTCACTTCATCGATCGATGCCTTCTGTGCAGCGAGGACGAGATCGTAGATCTGCGCCTGAGCCTTTGTGAAATCTTCTCCAACGGGAAATGTACGAGTAATATCCGCGCAATACGGTCCAAGCGCACATCCCGCGTCGATGAGGAGTAGATCCCCGCCCCGCAAAGCTTCCGTGTTCGCAATATAATGAAGAACCGTCGCATTTTCCCCGCCCGCGACGATCGAGGGGTAGGCCCATCCCTCGGCACCGCGGCGGCGGAAGACATATTCGAGCAACGCTTCGATCTCATATTCCGTCTTGCCCGGGCGGGTCTGTCCCATAGCCTCTCGGTGCGCCTCGGCGGCAATCGCAATACTCGCGCGCATCCAGGCGAGTTCCTCTTCCGACTTGAACAGCCGCATCTCATGGACGATGGGTCTGGGGTCAATCACGGAGGAGGGGGTGCCCGCCGCGGAGCGGGGTCGACGAGCCCAGCCCGACCCTGCCAGTCGCATCAACTCCGGATCAAACTCCGGGGCGGAGCCGAGGGGATAATAGAGCTCTCGAGATTTTCCGATCAGTACCGGCAATCGGGATTCGAGCTCATCGAGGGGATAGGCGGCATCCGCGCCGAACTCCTCGCAAGCGCCCTCGATACCCGCGCGCGGGCCTGTCCAGGCTTCGCGTTCGGGGTCCCGAGGGGCCACGAAAAGGATGAATCGTTCGGATTCGCCGGAGCCGTCAAAGACCGCGACGGTCTCCGGCTCCTGGAACCCGGTCAGATAGAAGAAATCCGCATTCGGCCGGTAGCGATACTCAACATCGTTGGCGTGCCTGGCCAGAGCAGGTGCACGCAGAACCGCTAATCCCTCACCCAGGGAGGCCAGAAATCGCTCCCGGCGACCAGCGAAATCGAAGCGAGGCAATTCTTTGTGAGCCTGATTCATGAATTATTCCTTGGCACCTTCCCGGGCCCTCTTCAACGGGGGCCCGGAAACTGCAATCCAGGTTGCGCGTGATTCGGAATCGCGAGAGACAATCACGATTCGATCACCGCGTTGAAGGTCCGCAAGTCGCCGCTCCGTCCGTCCCGACCGAATCGTGACCTCTGGCGCCAGCCGGACTTCATGTCGGAAACCCTTGTCTGTGAGTTTCAAGGACCGGGCCTCGACATCAATGCTCAGAATGCTTCCAGCGAGGCGTTGGTCGCTCGACGCCATCGGCTCGGGGGCCCCCAGCCCCGCGCATCCGCCGAGCAGGAGAGCGCCTGAAATTACGGCTCCCGCGAATCCTCTGCCTCTTCTCATAGTCGTAACCTAAGGGCTAGCGCGGGTGATCGAACAGCGCCAGCGGCGAAGTTGCCGGGGGGAGTTTCGGAATCGGCTCGAGTTCGGTACATTTGCGGCAAGACTATGATGGATACAGAAACTCTTCTCGATCTGATTCGGCAGGGCTACTACGCAACCTACCCGTTGATAGCCTGTTCGATCATCGCTCTGGCGGTCTCCGCCGATCGTCTATGGGCGCTCCGCGGTCTCGACAAGAAGATGATGGAGCTGTCGAGGCAGATCGGGGTCATGCTCCAGCACGGAGATGCTGAGGGTGCTGCAGCCCTGATTCGCCGGGACGCCGGAGATCTGCCTCTCGGCCAGATTTATCTGAATCTGCTGCCCCGTGTCGGGGATACGCGCGTGGAGGACCTTCTCGTCCTCGCGGATGGGTTTCGGATGGAACAGGCACAGACGCTCAGGCGAAACATCTGGCTTCTCGGAACGATCGGTAGTTCAGCGCCCTTCATCGGGCTG encodes:
- a CDS encoding sigma-54 dependent transcriptional regulator; this encodes MTDKQIRILVADDERSIRWVLKESLTAAGHDVVEAENGTRALEILRQGNIDLAFVDIRMPEINGLDVVTAAREERLATTLVVMTAQTTMGNAVEAMKRGAYDYLTKPFDLDVVNLLVGRVADARRLSTDVHVLKGELKKRFEIGVDIIGSSAAMQSIYKLLGRVAQNDATVLIQGESGTGKELIAKAIHFHSPRWEGPFVAINCSAIPRELLESELFGYEKGAFTGATERRSGKFEQAAGGTLLLDELGDMPLELQAKLLRVLQEREFTRVGGRETMPSNVRIIAATNQNLADAVRENRFREDLFFRLNVVPLRVPPLRERVADIPDLIRHFLAKINRDLGTTKTGIARSAEKMLLDYNWPGNVRELENALVRAAVVAPDETLMPEDFALSPREEPDRALAAGSLQDVVRGEVQARFDTAVPADPRELYDALLAEMEKPLLETTLERTGGNQVHAAQILGINRNTLRKKLLYLGLASRHRPGASG
- a CDS encoding ATP-binding protein, encoding MIKASSEFLSREWLNVLESLDDGVLVVDADGSLEFINEGGAELAGIAAYRSIGRPVQEVLVSNAWLIELLETTLETGVRNVRADGVLKDAQAPWRSSPVRAAVTLLSDARGHRVGTLLTIQDTSYQRELESRSRESERLQQLEILVAGLAHEVKNPLSGMKGAAQILEAAIANTPRTKECTDILLHEIERLSNLIGQLLDIAGPSRLETRSVNIHELLDQVVLTLQPGISTGVHIERAFDPSLPPVCVDVSRLIQVLMNLIRNAIEASGDHATITLRTRMESSYRVGGKNGRAQFLSVEISDQGPGIPEQNLNKIFNPFFTTKDDGTGLGLAISQRIITEHGGVLRVQPRKQGGAAFILTLPVERIEPND
- a CDS encoding molybdopterin molybdotransferase MoeA, whose protein sequence is MISIGEAIQRVLARTKTGKIERVALGDACGSTLAGPVKAVVNVPSFRNSQMDGYAVRSRETASASTQSPIRLRKGPTVAAGSPKPGELPPGHAASVMTGAALPDGADAVIPIEDLREMADGVHISARVEAGCFIRPAGIDLAAGETVLLGGSQLRPADIGLLASLGCTEVERVTPPRVAILGTGDELVSVGKPLGFGQIHDSNAHALAAAVQVCGGQPHYLGIVRDTKSALTEAFRSAATYDLVISTGGVSVGKFDYVKEVLEDLGVERSFWKVAQKPGKPVTFGQQGDGALFFGLPGNPVSAMVCFEIYVGPAIRSILGRRDLFRPTIKVVLAEDMGTSERFHELVRCQRSVVGGAVTATLAGNQNSGALHSLARADCLVLSPPGRKRLHSGEEHLALDLSSDTNFSSIHAFS
- a CDS encoding leucyl aminopeptidase, translating into MMMNQMEIQTGTAKALKHATEFLAVPVFEADELSAELRALDEATDGRLMAEARRRKSNPAAAGSVYIYQTHGQHPAEMIALIGMGRSGPDGKFGSTAWREFAGRARGAAAGVKAGLMAISIHAADEKERSEIAVEASVEGLLLSDYQPKLVAQRVAPRGPTRCVVLGAAKSARARVAKDRGRIIAEATRDSRDWINLPAAVLHPAKFGAIARALAKKSGLQITLHGPKQLKRLGMGAILGVGQGSHRDECLIELVYKPKGRRGTKPSPDHICLVGKGITFDSGGLSLKTSRGMEIQKRDMSGGAAVLGAMKAIAELKPDVEVRGLIACAENMPGGNACRPGDVLETYNKKTIEVLNTDAEGRLVLADALGYAANGCGSGVKPRYIVDLATLTGAATVALGTGIGAVMGSDSELVSRLRAAGEEAGEPLWELPLIDSYRAALASPIADLKNTGDGTAGSIFGGLFLQAFTSGLPWAHLDIAAVAFSEKSRPCVPRGAVGWGVATLVRLVEAVSRED
- a CDS encoding aminopeptidase P N-terminal domain-containing protein, whose amino-acid sequence is MNQAHKELPRFDFAGRRERFLASLGEGLAVLRAPALARHANDVEYRYRPNADFFYLTGFQEPETVAVFDGSGESERFILFVAPRDPEREAWTGPRAGIEGACEEFGADAAYPLDELESRLPVLIGKSRELYYPLGSAPEFDPELMRLAGSGWARRPRSAAGTPSSVIDPRPIVHEMRLFKSEEELAWMRASIAIAAEAHREAMGQTRPGKTEYEIEALLEYVFRRRGAEGWAYPSIVAGGENATVLHYIANTEALRGGDLLLIDAGCALGPYCADITRTFPVGEDFTKAQAQIYDLVLAAQKASIDEVKPGSTVDAVHKASVEILADGLLSLGLVEGSLQEVIDGSLYQPWYMHRTSHWLGMDVHDVGAYEIDRKPRPLEPGMILTVEPGLYFSPSTAGTPAEYKGIGVRIEDDVLVTTDGCEVLSHRVPKERDEILSLRAAAF
- a CDS encoding MotA/TolQ/ExbB proton channel family protein, whose amino-acid sequence is MMDTETLLDLIRQGYYATYPLIACSIIALAVSADRLWALRGLDKKMMELSRQIGVMLQHGDAEGAAALIRRDAGDLPLGQIYLNLLPRVGDTRVEDLLVLADGFRMEQAQTLRRNIWLLGTIGSSAPFIGLFGTVVGIMRAFHQMSIAGTGGFAVVASGISEALVATALGLGVAIISVALYNFFQVRLGELGTTMQVGIARFIEALCAARGSDGRRQIA